Proteins encoded by one window of Cyclobacteriaceae bacterium:
- a CDS encoding nucleoside deaminase produces the protein MELYTDEYFMREALKEAQKALDIGEVPVGAVVVVKNRIIARAHNQTEKLTDATAHAEMLAATAAANYLGSKYLNECTLYVTLEPCVMCGGALAWVQLGKLVYGASDIQRGYSLIKQQVLHPRTEVVNGVFAVEAKGLIDTFFKGIRE, from the coding sequence ATGGAGTTGTACACCGATGAATACTTCATGCGCGAAGCACTAAAAGAAGCGCAAAAAGCACTGGATATCGGTGAGGTTCCGGTGGGCGCAGTTGTGGTTGTAAAGAACCGGATTATTGCGAGGGCTCACAATCAAACGGAAAAACTTACCGATGCCACGGCACATGCTGAAATGCTCGCAGCCACTGCAGCAGCCAACTACCTCGGATCAAAATACCTGAATGAATGCACATTGTATGTGACTCTGGAACCTTGCGTCATGTGTGGCGGTGCATTGGCCTGGGTTCAGTTGGGAAAATTGGTATACGGAGCTTCTGATATTCAACGCGGGTATAGCCTTATCAAACAGCAGGTACTGCATCCTAGAACAGAAGTGGTTAACGGAGTTTTTGCTGTTGAGGCGAAGGGGTTAATTGACACATTTTTCAAAGGAATTAGGGAGTAG